One genomic segment of uncultured Desulfobacter sp. includes these proteins:
- a CDS encoding alpha/beta hydrolase, protein MEKYFLILFFVFAVTLQAFAENPIKYNKELDGFKYPFEVNTFKFNSQNQDLKMRYMDIGDKNAKKVIVLLHGKNFSGYYWKRVATDLVKRKYRVVIPDQIGFGKSSKPDSYQYSFGQLALNTKSMLDNLNIKKFDLVGHSMGGMLATTFAVNYPKFINKLVLINPIGLEDYGKYVEFKDVNFFYKRELAKTLDKARNYQKENYYDGKWSSEYEALLIPLKGMLAGEDWKIVAWNNALTYGPIFSENIVGRFSQITSKTFLIIGTRDKTGPGRGWLKEGVKRKLGEYKELGKRAKDMIKGSVLIELDGLGHMPQYENYDVFIDALYKVIGD, encoded by the coding sequence ATGGAAAAGTATTTTTTGATTTTATTTTTTGTTTTTGCCGTAACTTTACAGGCATTTGCTGAGAATCCCATTAAGTATAATAAAGAGTTGGATGGGTTTAAGTACCCATTTGAAGTCAACACATTCAAGTTTAATTCTCAAAATCAAGATTTAAAAATGCGATACATGGATATTGGAGATAAAAATGCAAAAAAAGTAATTGTCTTATTGCATGGTAAAAATTTTTCAGGCTACTATTGGAAAAGAGTTGCAACAGATCTTGTAAAAAGAAAATACAGAGTGGTGATACCGGATCAAATTGGTTTTGGGAAATCCTCAAAACCCGATTCATACCAATATAGCTTTGGGCAGTTGGCGTTAAATACTAAATCCATGCTGGATAATTTAAATATTAAAAAATTTGATCTTGTCGGCCACTCAATGGGGGGAATGCTGGCTACTACCTTTGCTGTTAATTATCCTAAATTTATTAATAAACTTGTTCTGATAAACCCTATTGGTTTAGAAGACTACGGAAAGTATGTAGAATTCAAAGATGTCAATTTTTTCTATAAAAGAGAACTTGCTAAAACATTGGATAAAGCCAGGAACTATCAAAAAGAGAATTATTATGATGGGAAATGGTCAAGTGAATACGAGGCGCTTTTAATTCCTTTAAAAGGAATGCTTGCAGGAGAAGATTGGAAAATTGTTGCCTGGAATAATGCGTTAACTTATGGCCCTATTTTTTCAGAAAATATAGTAGGCAGATTCTCACAAATTACGAGTAAAACTTTTTTAATCATTGGTACCAGAGATAAAACCGGCCCCGGTAGAGGTTGGTTAAAAGAAGGTGTAAAGAGAAAATTAGGTGAATATAAAGAACTCGGAAAAAGAGCTAAAGATATGATTAAAGGTTCAGTACTTATTGAGTTGGATGGACTCGGTCATATGCCCCAGTATGAAAACTATGATGTTTTTATTGACGCTTTATATAAAGTAATTGGTGACTAA
- a CDS encoding HAMP domain-containing sensor histidine kinase, which yields MKFYHSLRFRLVATFLIFGTLLVVFNGIITFLLMGRNVGRLVDNLLETEIEYFLYQYENDQTTALPHSKFITAFRGLDQIPEDFSDLFKGLEPGVYGLMDKTKHRPVHVGVVKLPDTSDIYYFIFHGRAFFEENDFLNPRQILMLSLVLLLIPGTIIGIVAVRMLFKPMKPLMEKIRDINPENIPEKWVEGSREGEIGMLTANIESAMIRIREFITREKQFTRDASHELRTPLTIVKGAVEIMETQPEIEANPLLKKPLGRISKSVRDMEITIETFLWLAREENGPGETCRIDRAIEKAVANTRYLIENKDVDVNIDIRENPTLNVKEEILYIVVANLVRNAFQFTPKGSVTIVSQSHGISITDTGMGIDPERLDSVTQSHIKGEHSHGFGLGLSIVSRLCKRFGWKLDIYSRPGEGTQVKIKFH from the coding sequence ATGAAATTTTATCACAGTCTCAGGTTCAGGCTTGTAGCAACCTTTCTGATCTTTGGCACATTACTGGTTGTTTTTAACGGGATTATTACATTCCTTCTCATGGGCCGGAATGTCGGGCGGCTTGTGGACAATCTTCTTGAAACGGAAATAGAGTATTTTTTATACCAGTATGAAAATGACCAAACCACTGCCTTACCCCATTCCAAATTTATAACCGCATTTAGGGGCCTTGACCAAATCCCGGAAGATTTTTCAGACCTGTTCAAGGGGCTTGAACCCGGGGTCTATGGGCTCATGGATAAAACCAAACACAGACCTGTACATGTCGGTGTGGTGAAATTGCCCGATACCAGCGATATATATTATTTTATTTTTCACGGCAGGGCGTTTTTTGAGGAAAATGATTTTTTAAATCCCCGTCAAATTCTCATGCTTTCTTTGGTACTGCTTTTAATTCCGGGAACCATTATCGGCATAGTTGCCGTCCGTATGCTGTTCAAACCCATGAAGCCGCTTATGGAAAAGATCAGGGACATTAATCCTGAAAATATCCCGGAAAAATGGGTCGAGGGCTCAAGGGAAGGAGAAATCGGGATGCTTACCGCCAATATCGAATCAGCCATGATCCGGATCAGGGAATTTATTACCCGGGAAAAGCAGTTTACCCGGGATGCCAGCCACGAATTGCGAACCCCGTTGACCATTGTCAAAGGGGCGGTGGAAATCATGGAAACCCAGCCGGAAATAGAGGCCAATCCCCTGTTGAAAAAACCGCTGGGCCGGATATCAAAATCGGTCAGGGATATGGAAATCACCATTGAAACCTTTTTGTGGCTGGCCCGGGAAGAAAACGGGCCGGGTGAAACCTGCCGGATCGACAGGGCAATTGAAAAGGCGGTTGCCAATACAAGATATTTGATTGAGAACAAAGATGTTGACGTCAATATTGATATTCGTGAAAATCCAACACTGAACGTAAAAGAGGAAATCCTGTATATTGTTGTGGCCAACCTGGTCCGCAATGCATTCCAATTCACACCTAAAGGATCCGTAACCATTGTATCCCAATCCCATGGCATCTCCATTACGGATACCGGCATGGGAATTGACCCGGAGCGCCTGGATTCCGTGACCCAATCCCATATCAAAGGAGAACACAGCCATGGATTCGGCCTTGGATTGAGCATTGTATCCAGGCTGTGCAAACGGTTTGGATGGAAACTTGATATATACTCCCGGCCCGGCGAAGGCACCCAGGTTAAAATTAAATTCCATTAA
- a CDS encoding response regulator transcription factor → MTENIRVLIIEDNPAIVDNISDFLTAKGFILDFAMDGIGGLHLALTQDYDVIVLDLMLPGMDGITVCKKLRHEADKQVPVIMLTARDTLDDKLLGFESGADDYLVKPFALKELEARVRALAKRKSKKQKVLSVADLTMDLGSFEVSRAGEKISLNNACISILKLLMEASPNVVSRQDMEHALWGDMPPGSDVLRSHLYNLRKKVDKPFDHTLIHTVHGVGFQLKE, encoded by the coding sequence ATGACAGAGAATATCAGAGTGCTGATCATTGAAGATAATCCGGCCATTGTAGACAATATTTCCGATTTTTTAACGGCCAAGGGGTTTATCCTGGATTTTGCCATGGACGGTATCGGTGGTCTTCACCTGGCCCTGACACAGGACTATGACGTGATTGTCCTGGACCTGATGCTGCCGGGTATGGACGGGATCACCGTGTGCAAAAAATTGCGGCATGAGGCGGACAAACAGGTGCCGGTGATCATGCTGACCGCCAGGGATACCCTGGATGACAAGCTTTTGGGATTTGAATCTGGAGCCGACGATTACTTGGTCAAGCCCTTTGCCTTAAAAGAACTGGAAGCCCGGGTCCGGGCCCTTGCTAAACGAAAATCAAAGAAGCAAAAAGTCTTGTCCGTAGCCGATTTGACTATGGACCTGGGATCCTTTGAAGTGAGCCGGGCAGGAGAAAAAATTTCTTTGAACAACGCCTGTATTTCAATTTTAAAGCTGCTCATGGAAGCCAGCCCCAATGTGGTGTCCCGCCAGGACATGGAACATGCCCTGTGGGGGGATATGCCGCCGGGAAGCGATGTACTTCGAAGCCATTTGTACAACCTGAGGAAAAAGGTGGATAAACCCTTTGACCACACCCTGATCCATACGGTCCACGGGGTGGGATTTCAACTAAAGGAATAA
- a CDS encoding TolC family protein: MKNAIVHTILILVFLYLPGPTQGSAAQAQANQNPITAQVTSLTLARAKQISLENSPTVSAAKARVDQAMEAIAQARSDYLPTVGIYSSWDYTDETASSSGTSQDSYTNTISATQVLFQGFYRKYNTLSAQYNEKMAMASEQEVRRILVWSVAQSYLNAQLAAEDIRIAESDMAFNQEQEKEAIAKERMGTGSYSDVLNFKTKVNSAKTQVIQARQAFKEACYGLAALMGYEDARLPDGMQIQALDVSQTWDADALDQSGQLNTQLEAEISTVLDSRPDLQEDWLAVQEADVRVKREKSGYFPTVSLTGAYGFNAVDDFEYLGDDDHMGASVGVEFSFELFSGGSTRASVRSAAAEKQELAKDLENAKITAAKEIRTGWENVDSARQTLELQAENTQLIEVTRDLVKKEYSVGQASLVRLNEAQNDLVAAEGELADARVSLALALEELDYYTGRNIQ; encoded by the coding sequence ATGAAAAACGCCATAGTTCATACAATATTGATTTTAGTTTTTTTATATTTGCCTGGTCCGACCCAGGGTAGTGCTGCCCAGGCCCAAGCGAACCAGAATCCCATCACGGCACAAGTCACCTCACTGACGCTGGCCCGGGCCAAACAGATTTCATTGGAAAACAGCCCCACAGTGTCGGCGGCCAAAGCACGGGTGGACCAGGCCATGGAAGCCATTGCCCAGGCCCGTTCCGATTATCTGCCCACGGTAGGGATCTATTCTTCCTGGGACTATACCGACGAGACGGCATCATCCTCGGGAACAAGCCAGGATTCCTATACCAATACCATTTCCGCCACCCAGGTGCTGTTTCAGGGGTTTTACCGCAAGTATAATACCCTGTCCGCCCAATACAATGAGAAAATGGCGATGGCCTCTGAGCAGGAGGTTCGGCGCATCCTGGTCTGGTCCGTTGCCCAGAGTTATCTGAATGCCCAGTTGGCTGCCGAGGATATCAGGATTGCCGAATCAGACATGGCATTCAACCAGGAACAGGAGAAAGAGGCCATCGCCAAGGAGCGCATGGGCACAGGATCATATAGTGATGTCCTCAATTTTAAAACCAAGGTGAATTCAGCCAAAACCCAGGTGATTCAGGCCCGCCAGGCGTTTAAAGAGGCCTGCTACGGTCTGGCCGCCTTGATGGGGTATGAAGACGCGCGTCTACCCGACGGCATGCAGATCCAGGCCCTGGACGTATCACAGACGTGGGATGCTGACGCCCTGGATCAATCCGGACAGTTGAACACTCAGTTGGAAGCCGAAATATCAACCGTCCTGGACTCCCGGCCTGATTTGCAGGAAGATTGGTTGGCCGTCCAGGAGGCCGATGTGAGGGTGAAGCGGGAGAAATCAGGGTATTTCCCTACGGTTTCTTTAACCGGGGCCTATGGTTTCAATGCGGTTGATGACTTTGAGTACCTTGGCGATGATGACCATATGGGGGCTTCTGTCGGTGTTGAATTTAGTTTTGAGCTTTTTTCAGGCGGCAGCACAAGGGCTTCCGTGCGCAGTGCAGCCGCAGAAAAGCAGGAGCTTGCAAAAGATCTGGAAAATGCAAAAATTACGGCTGCAAAAGAGATTCGGACAGGCTGGGAAAACGTGGATTCAGCAAGGCAAACCCTTGAACTCCAGGCAGAAAACACCCAGTTGATTGAGGTTACCCGGGATTTGGTTAAAAAAGAATATTCAGTGGGCCAGGCCTCCCTTGTGCGGCTTAACGAAGCCCAGAACGATCTTGTGGCGGCTGAAGGGGAACTGGCGGATGCCCGTGTTTCCCTTGCGCTTGCCTTGGAAGAACTGGACTACTATACTGGGCGCAATATTCAATAA